From the genome of Pelodiscus sinensis isolate JC-2024 chromosome 12, ASM4963464v1, whole genome shotgun sequence, one region includes:
- the CFDP1 gene encoding craniofacial development protein 1 isoform X1 → MGPQCTLGRNGFIRPSFFRAERHEEERPFPHPGCAGWSLPLCRALGPSLWCPRSSPPPRALVPAGGMSDSEEYSSAEDADYVPSGGEYSEDDVSELVKEDEDEEKPQKEKGKKSSKAPVCRKRKRGGILLVPRGGEELQDQRSDSEEEADSLRQVKGGRAEEEEEKKKKEDALWASFLSDVGQNSKAPAATQVPGPQANKTAEVKNSSRFQEDMKEPEKPKDVAKVTITKVFDFAGEEVRVTKEVDAASKEAKSFLKQQEKETQPVTPASLPTVSGYVDRKAFLERVDHRQFEIERDIRMSKMKP, encoded by the exons ATGGGACCGCAATGCACCCTGGGACGTAATGGCTTTATCCGCCCCAGCTTCTTCCGGGCAGAGCGGCACGAGGAGGAAAGGCCGTTTCCGCATCCGGGCTGCGCCGGCTGGTCCCTTCCCCTGTGTCGCGCGCTGGGCCCGTCTCTATGGTGCCCCCGCTCtagccccccgccccgcgctcTGGTGCCGGCCGGCGGCATGTCGGACTCGGAGGAGTATTCCTCCGCAGAGGACGCGGACTACGTGCCCTcag GTGGGGAGTACAGTGAAGATGACGTGAGCGAGTTGGTCAAGGAAGATGAGGATGAGGAGAAACCGCAGaaagaaaaaggcaaaaaaagtTCCAAAGCTCCGGTGTGCAG GAAAAGGAAGAGAGGAGGCATCTTGTTAGTGcccaggggaggagaggaattgCAGGATCAGCGAAGCGACAGCGAGGAGGAGGCCGACAGTCTAAGACAGGTGAAAGGAGGCCgagcagaagaggaggaggagaaaaagaagaaagaggatGCTCTGTGGGCCAGTTTCCTCAGTGATGTGGGGCAGAATTCCAAAGCACCAGCTGCCACTCAGGTGCCCGGTCCACAGGCTAACAAG ACTGCAGAGGTGAAGAATTCGAGCAGATTCCAGGAAGACATGAAAGAGCCAGAGAAGCCGAAAGACGTGGCAAAAGTGACGATCACCAAAGTGTTTGATTTTGCCGGGGAAGAGGTCAG GGTGACAAAAGAAGTGGACGCTGCCTCCAAAGAAGCCAAATCCTTTCTGAAGCAGCAAGAGAAGGAGACCCAGCCAGTGACTCCTGCTTCCCTTCCGACAGTCTCTGG